One Dissulfuribacter thermophilus genomic window carries:
- a CDS encoding type II toxin-antitoxin system RelE/ParE family toxin has translation MIKSFRHKGLENFFYNGSKKGIIPDHANKLGKILDRLHAASELRDFNYPGSNFHQLSGNLKGMYSISVSGNWRIIFRFEKGQVFDVDYLDYH, from the coding sequence ATGATAAAATCGTTTAGACATAAGGGATTAGAGAATTTTTTCTATAATGGTTCTAAAAAAGGCATAATTCCAGATCATGCAAATAAATTGGGGAAAATTTTGGACAGATTACATGCTGCAAGTGAATTAAGAGATTTTAATTATCCTGGTTCTAATTTTCATCAACTCTCAGGCAATCTTAAGGGTATGTATTCAATTTCTGTTTCTGGTAATTGGCGAATTATATTTAGATTTGAAAAAGGCCAAGTTTTTGATGTTGATTATCTTGATTATCATTAG